A single genomic interval of Helianthus annuus cultivar XRQ/B chromosome 13, HanXRQr2.0-SUNRISE, whole genome shotgun sequence harbors:
- the LOC110898844 gene encoding G2/mitotic-specific cyclin S13-7 translates to MGSRHLLQEQNRGEAVGVMKQKNRRALGDIGNLVTLKPLDGKPLPEITRPVTRSFCAQLLANAQKDAAENKKKPLAVVNVNNNNNKNNKLEAKKKVAPKPKPAPVPQNTTVIEISPDTVEEKEKPQSSRSRNKKPQSSLTSTLTARSKAACGLNYKPKNIVDIDAGDVDNELAQVEYVEDIYKFYKLVENDNKVHDYMNSQPEINEKMRAILIDWLIEVHNKFELSNETLYLTINIVDRFLASETVARRELQCVGMSAMLIASKYEEIWAPEVNDFVQISDCAYEHKHVLVMEKRILGRLEWNLTVPTPFVFLTRFIKASVTSPEITMENMVYFYAELGMMHYGIIKFSPSMVAAAAVYAARATMNKSPVWHETLEVHTGFSEMQVLECAKMMGGFHLLARSDEKRKVIYRKYSSVTRGAVALYQPAKALLAVAN, encoded by the exons GTGAAGCAGTTGGGGTCATGAAACAGAAGAATCGCCGCGCACTTGGAGACATCGGAAACTTGGTTACTCTAAAGCCGCTAGACGGTAAACCCCTGCCCGAGATCACCCGCCCGGTTACCCGAAGCTTCTGTGCACAATTACTTGCCAATGCCCAAAAAGATGCAGCAGAAAACAAAAAG AAACCTTTGGCTGTTGTAAATgttaacaacaacaataataaaaataataaattggaAGCCAAGAAGAAAGTTGCTCCAAAACCGAAACCAGCACCGGTGCCACAAAACACAACTGTGATCGAGATCAGCCCCGACACTGTCGAAGAGAAAGAGAAGCCCCAATCATCGCGATCGCGAAACAAGAAGCCTCAGTCTTCACTTACTTCTACACTCACTGCCAGGAGCAAAGCTGCCTGTGGACTGAACTATAAACCGAAAAACATTGTCGATATTGACGCTGGAGACGTCGATAATGAACTGGCACAAGTCGAATATGTCGAAGACATCTACAAATTCTACAAACTTGTAGAG AATGACAACAAAGTTCATGATTACATGAACTCACAACCCGAAATCAACGAAAAGATGAGGGCGATCTTAATCGACTGGCTGATCGAAGTTCACAACAAATTCGAGCTCTCTAACGAAACACTGTACCTAACAATCAACATAGTTGACCGATTCTTGGCTTCCGAAACCGTTGCTAGAAGAGAGTTACAGTGTGTAGGCATGAGTGCAATGCTCATTGCCTCAAAGTACGAGGAGATTTGGGCCCCGGAAGTCAACGATTTCGTCCAGATTTCGGACTGCGCTTACGAACATAAACATGTGTTGGTTATGGAGAAGAGGATATTGGGTAGATTGGAGTGGAACTTAACCGTCCCGACTCCGTTTGTGTTTCTCACCAGGTTCATCAAAGCGAGCGTCACCTCACCGGAGATCACC ATGGAGAATATGGTGTATTTTTACGCTGAATTGGGAATGATGCATTACGGGATCATCAAGTTCTCTCCGTCGATGGTTGCAGCTGCAGCGGTGTATGCTGCACGCGCTACGATGAACAAGAGCCCCGTGTGGCACGAGACGCTGGAAGTGCATACCGGGTTCAGTGAGATGCAAGTTCTGGAGTGTGCGAAAATGATGGGGGGATTTCATTTGTTGGCGAGAAGCGATGAAAAGCGGAAGGTGATATATAGGAAGTATTCGAGTGTTACACGAGGTGCGGTGGCTCTTTATCAGCCAGCGAAAGCTCTGTTGGCTGTAGCGAACTGA
- the LOC110898843 gene encoding stomatal closure-related actin-binding protein 2, which translates to MTKVSPEVFDEMQMQAVLSVSVDVSFKSNKFPKYKLGPDNQILDEAAVDDPGPPLKDIVAQETAALSDQHKRLSVRDLASKFDKNLSAAAKLSDEAKLKEVASLEGHVLLKKLRDALEYLRRRLVGRNKEDVEKAISMVEALAVKLTQNEGELIQEKSEVKKLANFLKQASEDAKKLVNQERSFACAEIESAKAVVRRIGEALDEQERMSLTSGKQEIEEMVEEIQQARRIRLLHSPCKVMDMEHELRALRLQIQEKSAFSVKLQQELLLKKLVEENKLSLYALEGSVSLGSILRLQPCSEEATELSKCSIQWYRLSSQCSRRELISGANKSVYAPEPYDVGRILQVDIISNGQKSTVTADCPIQPAVGLESYVETLSRKGNSEFSVVISQMNGRNYTTHSAHLLRIGKMRMKLSKGWITKARDAYSSTSMQLCGFRGGGNLAAKSLFWQSRKGQSFVLVFESERERNAAVVLARRYALDCNVVLAGPDDQASLYLL; encoded by the exons ATGACAAAAGTAAGCCCTGAGGTTTTTGATGAGATGCAAATGCAAGCTGTTCTGTCGGTATCGGTAGATGTGAGTTTCAAATCAAATAAATTCCCGAAGTATAAATTAGGACCCGATAACCAGATTCTCGACGAAGCAGCTGTGGATGATCCGGGCCCACCTTTAAAAGACATTGTGGCCCAGGAAACCGCAGCGTTATCCGATCAACATAAACGTCTATCGGTTCGTGATCTCGCTAGTAAGTTTGACAAGAATCTGTCTGCTGCAGCTAAGCTGTCCGATGAG GCTAAACTCAAAGAGGTGGCTTCATTAGAGGGTCATGTACTTTTAAAGAAACTTAGAGATGCTTTGGAATATTTAAGAAGAAGATTAGTTGGTCGAAATAAGGAAGACGTTGAAAAAGCTATCTCTATG GTGGAAGCATTGGCGGTAAAGTTGACTCAAAACGAAGGGGAGTTGATACAAGAAAAGTCCGAAGTGAAGAAACTTGCAAACTTTCTCAAACAG GCTTCCGAAGATGCTAAAAAACTTGTAAACCAAGAAAGATCTTTCGCTTGTGCAGAAATCGAAAGTGCGAAAGCAGTAGTGAGAAGAATCGGGGAGGCTCTCGATGAGCAAGAAAGGATGTCATTAACCTCAGGAAAGCAG GAAATTGAGGAGATGGTGGAGGAAATCCAGCAGGCTAGAAGAATTCGGTTATTGCATTCCCCCTGCAAG GTGATGGATATGGAACACGAGCTTCGAGCGTTGAGGCTACAAATCCAAGAGAAATCTGCATTCTCCGTAAAACTTCAGCAAGAG CTATTGCTGAAGAAACTGGTTGAGGAAAACAAGTTAAGCTTATATGCTCTAGAAGGTTCCGTAAGTTTGGGCTCAATTTTACGACTTCAACCGTGTTCAGAAGAAGCTACGGAGCTCTCAAAATGTTCAATTCAGTGGTACCGTTTATCGTCACAATGTAGTAGACGGGAGCTTATTTCAG GTGCGAACAAATCAGTTTATGCACCCGAGCCGTATGATGTTGGGCGGATTTTGCAAGTTGATATTATATCAAACGGCCAAAAGTCAACTGTGACGGCAGATTGTCCGATACAGCCCG CTGTTGGATTAGAGAGTTATGTGGAGACACTTTCTCGAAAAGGAAATTCTGAATTCAGT GTGGTTATCTCTCAGATGAACGGTCGAAATTACACGACACATTCTGCTCATTTATTACGTATTGGAAAAATGAGAATGAAGCTTTCAAAAGGATGGATTACAAAGGCTAGAGATGCTTATTCCTCTACATCAATGcag CTATGTGGATTTAGAGGTGGCGGGAATCTTGCGGCTAAATCATTATTTTGGCAATCAAGAAAAGGGCAATCTTTTGTATTAGTTTTTGAATCAGAACGAGAAAGAAATGCAGCCGTTGTTCTAGCCCGAAGATACGCGCTTGATTGCAAT GTGGTGCTAGCTGGGCCGGATGATCAAGCATCACTTTATCTTCTTTAA